A window of the Narcine bancroftii isolate sNarBan1 chromosome 4, sNarBan1.hap1, whole genome shotgun sequence genome harbors these coding sequences:
- the asb1 gene encoding ankyrin repeat and SOCS box protein 1 isoform X1: MTERRQQPAEGSERLGPGAENWAEGEGGAEAAAAAAGSRAGRDLKEWLREQFCDGAADGVEDTRLHDATYVGDLATISRLLKEEHFRRKINEKSVWCCGWLPCTPLRIAATAGHADCADYLLKQGAEVDLVDVKGQTALYVAVLNGHVECTRILVQAGADPNGSCHHRSTPVYHASRVGRADILKELIRYGADVDADHHLASRISAPAARRFTSLGVCPLYISSAYHHLQCFKLLLKAGANPDYNYWGQVDVNAFPKGSPTCILDAVLRHGCDMQFVKLLIDFGANLNLVNWEGLDMETMGRMKVKDEALQIFRTAKGTPRTLTSSCRIVIRRVLGKFRLNMIQTLPIPDTVKIFLLHEET; this comes from the exons ATGACGGAGCGGCGGCAGCAGCCAGCTGAGGGCAGCGAGCGGCTGGGCCCCGGCGCCGAGAACTGGGCGGAGGGCGAGGGGGGAGCGGAGGCGGCGGCGGCTGCTGCTGGCTCCAGGGCCGGCCGCGACCTGAAGGAGTGGCTGCGGGAACAATTCTGCGACGGGGCGGCCGACGGGGTGGAGGACACCCGGCTGCACGATGCCACTTACGTGGGGGACCTGGCCACCATCAGCAGGCTGTTGAAGGAGGAGCACTTCAGGAG GAAGATCAACGAGAAGTCAGTATGGTGCTGCGGTTGGTTGCCGTGCACCCCACTGCGGATAGCAGCAACCGCAGGGCATGCCGACTGCGCAGACTATCTGCTCAAGCAAGGGGCAGAAGTGGACCTGGTGGACGTCAAGGGACAGACTGCGCTCTATGTGGCTGTCTTGAATGGCCACGTGGAATGTACCCGCATCCTGGTGCAAGCAGGCGCTGACCCGAACGGAAGTTGCCATCACCGCAGCACACCCGTGTACCACGCCTCGCGGGTTGGCAGAGCAGACATCCTCAAAGAACTGATCAG GTATGGTGCTGATGTTGATGCAGATCACCACTTAGCCAGTCGCATCTCAGCGCCTGCTGCTCGGAGATTCACATCACTCGGTGTGTGCCCTCTCTATATCAGCTCTGCCTATCATCACCTCCAGTGTTTCAAGTTGCTGCTGAAAGCCGGAGCCAACCCTGATTATAACTACTGGGGCCAGGTGGATGTTAATGCCTTTCCCAAGGGTTCGCCCACCTGTATTCTGGATGCTGTCCTAAGGCACGGATGTGACATGCAGTTTGTAAAACTTTTGATTGACTTTGGTGCTAATTTAAACCTGGTGAATTGGGAGGGACTGGACATGGAAACAATGGGTCGCATGAAGGTGAAAGATGAGGCCTTGCAGATCTTCAGAACTGCAAAAG GTACTCCCAGGACATTGACATCTTCCTGCCGCATAGTCATTCGAAGAGTGCTGGGGAAATTTCGTCTTAATATGATACAAACACTGCCTATACCAGACACAGTCAAAATCTTCCTATTACATGAGGAGACCTGA
- the asb1 gene encoding ankyrin repeat and SOCS box protein 1 isoform X2, with translation MTERRQQPAEGSERLGPGAENWAEGEGGAEAAAAAAGSRAGRDLKEWLREQFCDGAADGVEDTRLHDATYVGDLATISRLLKEEHFRRKINEKSVWCCGWLPCTPLRIAATAGHADCADYLLKQGAEVDLVDVKGQTALYVAVLNGHVECTRILVQAGADPNGSCHHRSTPVYHASRVGRADILKELIRYGADVDADHHLASRISAPAARRFTSLGVCPLYISSAYHHLQCFKLLLKAGANPDYNYWGQVDVNAFPKGSPTCILDAVLRHGCDMQFVKLLIDFGANLNLVNWEGLDMETMGRMKVKDEALQIFRTAKGS, from the exons ATGACGGAGCGGCGGCAGCAGCCAGCTGAGGGCAGCGAGCGGCTGGGCCCCGGCGCCGAGAACTGGGCGGAGGGCGAGGGGGGAGCGGAGGCGGCGGCGGCTGCTGCTGGCTCCAGGGCCGGCCGCGACCTGAAGGAGTGGCTGCGGGAACAATTCTGCGACGGGGCGGCCGACGGGGTGGAGGACACCCGGCTGCACGATGCCACTTACGTGGGGGACCTGGCCACCATCAGCAGGCTGTTGAAGGAGGAGCACTTCAGGAG GAAGATCAACGAGAAGTCAGTATGGTGCTGCGGTTGGTTGCCGTGCACCCCACTGCGGATAGCAGCAACCGCAGGGCATGCCGACTGCGCAGACTATCTGCTCAAGCAAGGGGCAGAAGTGGACCTGGTGGACGTCAAGGGACAGACTGCGCTCTATGTGGCTGTCTTGAATGGCCACGTGGAATGTACCCGCATCCTGGTGCAAGCAGGCGCTGACCCGAACGGAAGTTGCCATCACCGCAGCACACCCGTGTACCACGCCTCGCGGGTTGGCAGAGCAGACATCCTCAAAGAACTGATCAG GTATGGTGCTGATGTTGATGCAGATCACCACTTAGCCAGTCGCATCTCAGCGCCTGCTGCTCGGAGATTCACATCACTCGGTGTGTGCCCTCTCTATATCAGCTCTGCCTATCATCACCTCCAGTGTTTCAAGTTGCTGCTGAAAGCCGGAGCCAACCCTGATTATAACTACTGGGGCCAGGTGGATGTTAATGCCTTTCCCAAGGGTTCGCCCACCTGTATTCTGGATGCTGTCCTAAGGCACGGATGTGACATGCAGTTTGTAAAACTTTTGATTGACTTTGGTGCTAATTTAAACCTGGTGAATTGGGAGGGACTGGACATGGAAACAATGGGTCGCATGAAGGTGAAAGATGAGGCCTTGCAGATCTTCAGAACTGCAAAAG